The following are from one region of the Nicotiana tabacum cultivar K326 chromosome 3, ASM71507v2, whole genome shotgun sequence genome:
- the LOC142178507 gene encoding uncharacterized protein LOC142178507 codes for MWALKRLNLDWAEAANLRLTQLNEMEEFHFHAYKSAAVYKESMKFVHDKKILKREFKSGDLVLLFNSRLKLFPGKLKSKWSGPFKVVNVSPFGVVELASEDGLRTFKVNGHRIKHYLGTDGEKYLVEQLALQDGPCPTNE; via the coding sequence atgtgggctctaaagaggTTGAACTTGGACTGGGCTGAAGCTGCAAATTTGAGGTTaacacaactcaatgaaatggagGAATTCCATTTCCATGCTTATAAAAGTGCAGCTGTGTACAAAGAAAGTATGAAGTTCGTCCATGACAAGAAGATCTTGAAAAGAGAGTTCAAGTCGGGTGACTTGGTTTTGCTCTTTAACTCAAGGCTCAAATTGTTTCCGGGCAAGCTCAAATCAAAATGGTCCGGTCCATTCAAAGTGGTCAATGTCTCTCCTTTTGGAGTTGTGGAACTAGCATCGGAAGATGGGCTCCGGACATTCAAAGTCAATGGCCACCGaatcaagcactacttgggcacaGATGGAGAAAAATATTTGGTGGAACAGTTGGCTCTCCAAGATGGTCCATGCCCAACAAATGAGTGA